In Luteimonas sp. MC1750, the following proteins share a genomic window:
- the nuoK gene encoding NADH-quinone oxidoreductase subunit NuoK has protein sequence MEFLGQGLALGHYLTLATALFCISVAGIFLNRKNVIILLMCIELMLLSVNINFIAFSREFGDAAGQVFVFFILTVAAAEAAIGLAILVTLFRNRRTINVAELDTLKG, from the coding sequence ATGGAATTCCTCGGACAGGGCCTCGCGCTTGGCCACTACCTGACGCTGGCGACCGCGCTGTTCTGCATCAGCGTCGCCGGAATCTTCCTCAACCGGAAGAACGTGATCATCCTGCTGATGTGCATCGAGCTGATGCTGCTCTCGGTGAACATCAATTTCATCGCCTTCTCGCGCGAGTTCGGCGACGCCGCCGGCCAGGTCTTCGTGTTCTTCATCCTCACCGTGGCCGCGGCCGAGGCCGCGATCGGCCTGGCGATCCTGGTCACGCTGTTCCGCAACCGGCGCACGATCAACGTCGCCGAACTCGACACGCTGAAGGGCTGA
- a CDS encoding NADH-quinone oxidoreductase subunit J translates to MDFVQLAFFAFAAVAIAGAIGVIGARNPVHSALFLVLTFFSVACTWIIAGAEFLGVALVLVYVGAVMVLFLFVVMMLDIDLVPINEGYVRYLPVGLVVAVVMLLELLSLIGIMAFVATPFAPDAVEAAGVSNTVWIARRLFTDFLLPFEVAAVILTVAVVAAVTLTLRRRPGTKHQVPGDQVRTRPGDRLRMVDMPASVHVADDAAPATDATGVEGK, encoded by the coding sequence ATGGACTTCGTACAGCTCGCATTCTTCGCATTCGCAGCGGTCGCGATCGCCGGCGCCATCGGCGTGATCGGCGCGCGCAACCCGGTGCACTCGGCGCTGTTCCTGGTGCTGACCTTCTTCAGCGTGGCCTGCACCTGGATCATCGCGGGCGCCGAATTCCTCGGGGTCGCGCTGGTGCTGGTCTACGTCGGCGCGGTGATGGTCCTGTTCCTGTTCGTGGTGATGATGCTCGACATCGACCTGGTGCCGATCAACGAGGGCTACGTGCGCTACCTGCCGGTCGGACTGGTCGTGGCGGTGGTGATGCTGCTCGAGCTGCTGTCGCTGATCGGGATCATGGCCTTCGTCGCCACGCCGTTCGCACCCGACGCGGTCGAGGCCGCCGGGGTGTCGAACACGGTGTGGATCGCGCGCCGGCTGTTCACCGACTTCCTGCTGCCGTTCGAGGTCGCCGCGGTGATCCTCACCGTCGCGGTGGTCGCGGCGGTGACGCTCACCCTGCGCCGCCGTCCCGGCACCAAGCACCAGGTCCCGGGCGACCAGGTCCGCACGCGTCCGGGTGACCGCCTGCGCATGGTCGACATGCCCGCATCGGTGCACGTCGCCGACGACGCAGCGCCGGCCACCGATGCCACCGGCGTGGAGGGCAAGTGA
- the nuoI gene encoding NADH-quinone oxidoreductase subunit NuoI — MGKFVSWARSLLLIEMIRGMALTVSYLWRPKYTMMYPMEKIPQSPRFRGLHALRRYPNGEERCIACKLCEAVCPALAITIDSEQREDNTRRTTRYEIDLFKCIFCGFCEESCPVDSIVETHIHEYHFENRGENIVTKPQLLALGDRLEAEIAERRAADAAYR; from the coding sequence ATGGGCAAGTTCGTTTCCTGGGCCAGGAGCCTGCTGCTGATCGAGATGATCCGCGGCATGGCGCTGACCGTCAGCTACCTGTGGCGCCCGAAGTACACGATGATGTACCCGATGGAGAAGATCCCGCAGTCGCCGCGGTTCCGGGGACTGCATGCGCTGCGTCGCTACCCGAACGGCGAAGAGCGCTGCATCGCCTGCAAGCTGTGCGAGGCGGTCTGCCCGGCGCTGGCGATCACCATCGACTCCGAACAGCGCGAGGACAACACGCGGCGCACCACGCGCTACGAAATCGACCTGTTCAAGTGCATCTTCTGCGGCTTCTGCGAGGAATCGTGCCCGGTGGACTCGATCGTCGAGACCCACATCCACGAGTACCACTTCGAGAACCGCGGCGAGAACATCGTCACCAAGCCGCAGCTGCTGGCCCTGGGCGACCGCCTGGAGGCGGAGATCGCCGAACGCCGCGCCGCCGACGCCGCATACAGGTAA
- the nuoH gene encoding NADH-quinone oxidoreductase subunit NuoH, giving the protein MSTTTNNTAGVLLGWFEPLRSWLDSLGPVGTVLWLVLLILAIMMPVIIAVAFYVVWERKLIAWMHVRHGPMYVGFGVLQAFADVFKLLFKEVIRPSAAHKVLYILAPLITLAPALAAWAVVPFDTRMVLSNANAGLLYLLAMTSLAVYGVILAGWASNSKYAFLGAMRSAAQVVSYEIAMGFALVGVMVASGSLNLSEIVMAQSGDAGFLEWFWVPLLPLFVIYYVSGVAETNRSPFDVVEGESEIVAGHMVEYSGAVFALFFLAEYANMILVSFLTAIFFLGGWLSPIPVAWIPDIPVLSVILGDGWWWLFAKAFFFASCFVWFRATFPRYRYDQIMRLGWKVFIPLSIAWIAVTALMAYFGVFEAGA; this is encoded by the coding sequence ATGAGCACGACGACGAACAACACCGCCGGCGTGCTGCTCGGCTGGTTCGAACCCCTGCGCAGCTGGCTGGATTCGCTCGGCCCGGTCGGCACCGTCCTGTGGCTGGTGCTGCTGATCCTCGCGATCATGATGCCGGTGATCATCGCCGTGGCGTTCTACGTGGTCTGGGAGCGCAAGCTGATCGCCTGGATGCATGTCCGCCACGGGCCGATGTACGTCGGCTTCGGCGTGCTGCAGGCCTTCGCCGACGTCTTCAAGCTGCTGTTCAAGGAAGTCATCCGGCCGAGCGCCGCGCACAAGGTGCTGTACATCCTGGCGCCGCTCATCACCCTGGCGCCCGCGCTCGCGGCCTGGGCGGTGGTGCCGTTCGACACGCGCATGGTGCTGTCCAACGCCAATGCCGGCCTGCTGTACCTGCTGGCGATGACCTCGCTGGCGGTCTACGGCGTGATCCTGGCGGGCTGGGCCTCCAACTCCAAGTACGCCTTCCTCGGCGCCATGCGCTCGGCGGCCCAGGTGGTGAGCTACGAGATCGCCATGGGCTTCGCCCTGGTCGGCGTCATGGTCGCCTCCGGCAGCCTGAACCTGAGCGAGATCGTGATGGCGCAGTCGGGCGACGCCGGCTTCCTGGAATGGTTCTGGGTGCCGCTCCTGCCGCTGTTCGTCATCTACTACGTGTCGGGCGTGGCCGAGACCAACCGTTCGCCCTTCGACGTGGTCGAGGGCGAGAGCGAGATCGTCGCCGGCCACATGGTCGAGTACTCGGGCGCGGTGTTCGCGCTGTTCTTCCTGGCCGAGTACGCCAACATGATCCTGGTGAGCTTCCTCACCGCGATCTTCTTCCTGGGTGGCTGGCTGTCGCCGATCCCGGTGGCCTGGATCCCGGACATCCCGGTGCTCTCGGTCATCCTGGGTGACGGCTGGTGGTGGCTGTTCGCCAAGGCCTTCTTCTTCGCCAGCTGCTTCGTCTGGTTCCGCGCGACGTTCCCGCGCTACCGCTACGACCAGATCATGCGCCTGGGCTGGAAGGTGTTCATTCCGCTGTCGATCGCGTGGATCGCGGTGACGGCGCTGATGGCGTACTTCGGCGTCTTCGAGGCAGGTGCTTGA